Part of the Drosophila kikkawai strain 14028-0561.14 chromosome 3L, DkikHiC1v2, whole genome shotgun sequence genome is shown below.
TGTGGCCCTGCCTTGTAAAGTGCCAGGAAATGGGCGTAGAAGACGCCCACGTAAACTGCCAATGGTATGCCAACGAATATGAGTAGGCGACTCAAAGCGTGGAACCACAATTGACGATCTGAAGtaggaaaaattaattaattattaaaaattacataaaatccTAAAGAAcacgctgcgtatacgtaatataaaAGACAGTGTTAAGTATACGCAACGTTGACAAGGAAGTTTTATAGTAAACTCCTCAACTTACTTGTTAATCGTGCATCAAACAGCAACTGCCACAGGTGTCGGCATAACAAATAGAAGGCCAATCCTAAAGCCAGGAAACCAATATACTTGATTGAACCCGCTGCTCCCAAGAGCACAGCTGCAGCCGCTCCACTGAGCACCCACTGAACACTTCCCAGGCGACATCGCTGAAAGCGAAGCAGACAGGCTATGCCCAGTGTGCTGCTCAGCAATAGCATCGATTCCATCAGCACAAAGCGGGATTGGGTCAGTAGTGAGTTATCCAGCACCACGAGCAGACCTCCAATGCCCGATGCCCAACGACTTAGCTTCGCCTCCTGCAGCAGTTTATAGACGGCGGGGGCGAGCAGGCTACCGCATAGAGCCGGTAAAAAACGGAACCAAAATATGGGCATTTGGGGCGAGTAGGGTGCTCCGATCCGGGGGAATGTGTAGTTGCCATCATAGCCAGCCAAGCTGACTAGGCCGGCGATCAGTTGTTTGCCGAGTGGAGGATGTTGgtcaaaaaagaaaatgttgcGCATGTACAACGAAATGTACTTCCCGTAATGAAGTTCATCGAAGCtgtgaaagaaaaataaatgttactctttataaaatttatttaaaaaatgttatataaggggaaatGTATCTGATAATtatgttaaaataatattctgATGCAGAACTACTAATAGAACCTTATAAGAAGTTTGTATCTTTTTCTAATACCCTAAATTCTTCCTACTTAAACTTATATCattatagaaattttaaatattttaaactttttttgtatttttaatgtcgaaacataattttattaattccaTTTGATGATCTttcaaaacacaaaacaagtTATTAAATTCAATCCATATTTGTCCCACAAAAGTATTTGCTAAATGTTATCGTCAATCAATATATACTAATTTTAACTCATTTTTAGTCATCATAAGAACTGCGTAAATAGCATTATCTTCAAAATATTATTCTGAAAGCATTAGGGTGCGGTTTAAGGCCAAAGTAAACTTGATCCCATGCCAAACTTGGTTACTGTGGATATTTCTAGTCAGACAAGATCTCGTCTAGCAACTTGATCTTCACGAGTTCCGTGTCTGATTATGATAAGAAATTAGGGAAAGCTGGCTGAGAAGAGTCACATCTGTAGAAAGATGAAATTTACTATTATGATCTCTTAATGGCAAAGAAGATGCATAATAATATTGACCTGTATTTCCAACTGCTTGTGAGAAAGAAATGTTAAGAGTTGAAGAAACTCTTTTCTTCTCTTTACAAAACATTTTAGTTAATAGCCCCATTTCTCTGTTTTTATACCCTGTATACAGGAATTCAAGGGGGTATATGGGattctttaaaatctttttttataatataaactcTTATCTTGATTCACGTGCAAACAGTTTATATAACTCTTACTACATTAAGTTCACTTTCCtttcaaatgttttttttttttttatattattatattcacTTAATGGGTATTTAATAGCGACTAccttattattttgtttatactCACACAATGTGTGGCGGTGTTGCCAACTTGTAGAAACGCGTGCCGAAAGCCAAGAGAAATAGACCCCAACTAAAGAGATCGATGCTCAAGCTAACGGTAAATGGCGGTGtagctgctgttgtttttgtctCTTTATCAGCTGCTCTGGCTGCTGCAGCAATGCTCTTGTGCTTTTTGTAGGAAGAACGCGAACGAGAAGGTGAACGTGAACGTGAGACCGAGCGCGAACGATCGGTGGTGGGCGAGGGGGAGGCTTGTTTTGGCGTCGGCGTCGGCGTTGGCGTCTGCGATGAATGCCGGCTGACGCTACCGCGCAGCGGCGCATTCAAATGGCAGTTGACGTCGACGCAGCAGTTGAGCAGCGTCAAACCACCGTTACAGCACACTGGTGAAGTTGAGtttgcagctgctgcttgctttgttgttgttgttggcggtGGTGTTGCTGTCTTTGCCGAGTTTGTTGAACGGCTGCGAAAGTGAAGTCTTTCGTTTGGCTCGCTCAGATCGCTGCCCGGCGCCcatagttgttgctgttgctgctgcttcaacTTGGTCGTCTTGCGGCGCTGTGTAATCGTATTGGTGTAGGTGGCAGACATGGCGGCTTCCTCGATggtgtttttattattgttttaacGTGCGATTTGCTCATCGGTATTTAGCGGGCATTTCTTCCTCGCATTGTTTTTTTCGGCTTCTTCTCTTCACTTTCACATATCAATTAGCGATCGAAAAACATACACAGACAAGCATGAGATAATCAAGCGATAATCAAGAAATCACTTCTTGTTTCTAttgtgttttggttttgttttttattttcgtttcgtGGCAGCGCAGACTgctaaaaaaaaggtaaagaaACCAGTTTTGCACTTTCTACAGTTGTTCACTTGTCCGGCCGCTTCCTCTTCCTTTTCTGTCCCTTCTTTGGCgatttacatttgcatacaaatGACGGACGGCGGCCAGCTGATGAAGAAAGTTTCGTTGCCGAAATATTCCCACAAAtacactctcacacacacacacggataTCGGATATAGTAGCGCTATATCTTTCGTTTTTTAAATCGGCAACCTGCACGGCTAAAGATCTCGCGACGCACTGACACAATGGCTCGCATGGAACCGCGATGGTTcacctctgctgctgctgctgcctccgcCGCTGCCAGTGGCGACTGCGCTGCTTGCGCCCGGAATGCGGTCCGGCTGCTGCGATTGGAGCCCTGTCTCTTTCCCTCGTTCTTTCCTCGGGCTCTTCGTCTGCCTTGATTCTTAACCCATTTCCCGTTTTGCCAGCAGAAGAGATGGCCTCAGTGATGCCAGGGGTTTTGAATGGGAAAGTAGCTAGATGAggtttataaaaagaaaccgaAAGATAAATGTTGATTAAATTTGTTGCGTAATTATATAGGCATTATTGCTATTTGATTAAGTCTTAACAAATAAGCTTGTAATATATGGCGAATACGTAATGTATGCGAATACGTAATATGTGCGAATacgtaatatatatttcaaatattgaattaattttttaattaaaaaattctagcattttaaaaataaattattttgaataagGCAGTTAAATGAATgatctattattttttatatttaattaaataacaatgtcaacatttaaaattaaaataagctaGATCTTCATCACTACAAATGCATGCAAAAAGATCTCTCCCCTTCACGCTCTCTCTTCGCACCTTCAGCTTCACCTTTTCTCTTTATCTCCGCTGTGTGAGTATGTCGCCAAACGGATTCTGTAATGACAAAGAAAGACAACACCAACAATTAAACACCATTTATTGGCACTGTAAAGAGAAGTTGTTCGGTAGTTAGCGGCTCTGGGGGGACCGCATAAAGCACGCGTCACAGGTGGCGCAGAGATGGGGAACCTGTTCCCTTGATTTACGACCCATTCTTCGGACCTTACACCACCGAtggatgtatgtatgtgccaGTGTACTCGCGTGACCTATTGGCCTTATTCATGGCATCGTTTTTAGTACTCCTCAGCGCGGCTTGAGACGGTTGTTGTTTGTGTCGATACATGACATCAGGTACTTTTATTCTGCGGCATTAGGTAAACGCTTTTGAACCGGTTTCACATAATAACCCGATTCCTTATCGGCCATAAGTTGGTGTCTTTTTCTTTCGAcattctatattttataaaggaACTTGTTTACAAACAAGGAAAATAaggatttatattatttatagaggCTAAGCATTAATATGTAATCTATTTATGGGTTccaaaaatagttttatatattttggtagccaaatattgtttttgaaaaaagaaattttgaataattttcattttatttaaaagtaataaCAGTgcactaataaaaataacaactaTAACCATAAACAATGTTAATGAGATGAGTTCACAGGGTCAGGTATTAGGGAAGCCAGGTCAGTATCGTATGGGTTCTTTAATAGAATTAACCGCTGCGGTTCTTGCGATTCCTGTTGCGACGGGTCTTCGTGATCTTCTTGGGGCGATGGATCTTCCGCTTGTAGTGGATTACGTGCTTCTTCTTGCCCGGCGAGGAAGAGGATGAGGACTCTGTGGTGGTAGTGGTGCTGTCCGAGGAGGAGGCCGTAGTGGTTGTGGTGGTGTCCGAGGACGAAGAGGCTgccgtggtggtggtggtgccagAAGAAGTGGCTTCCGTGGTGGTCGTGGAACTGGCCGCACTGGAGAGGCTCACCAGGACACAGGCCAAGGAGGCTAGCAGGAGCAGAGCGCAGGTGAACTTCATGTTAATGGTTTGATAGTTGGATGGGATCAACTGATGCTGTTTTGGATC
Proteins encoded:
- the LOC108073912 gene encoding protein new-glue 1-like; amino-acid sequence: MKFTCALLLLASLACVLVSLSSAASSTTTTEATSSGTTTTTAASSSSDTTTTTTASSSDSTTTTTESSSSSSPGKKKHVIHYKRKIHRPKKITKTRRNRNRKNRSG